Proteins from a genomic interval of Sphingobacterium lactis:
- a CDS encoding acyl-CoA carboxylase subunit beta, with translation MRKLLETLQQKREKLLLGGGLDKIQKQHEKGKLSAWERVLYLLDTDRDFTEIGSFAADGQYQEHGGCPNAGVVVVMGYVQGRLCIIVSNDASVKAGAWFPMTCKKNLRAQEIAMENHIPIIYLVDSAGVYLPMQAEIFPDKEHFGRIFRNNAKMSSMGIPQIAAIMGSCVAGGAYLPIMSDYALIVEGTGSVFLAGSYLVRSSIGEVIDNETLGGASTHSEISGVTDNKYPNDESCLDAIKNIVDKFGEEPTFKYSRVAAIAPEYPIEKLYDYLPEDRLKPYNMLEILKCIVDKDSLEEYKKDYGKTLICALARVDGWAVGIVANQREVVKAKKPANATEMQMGGVIYSDSADKAARFIMNCNQQKIPLVFFQDITGFMVGSRSEHGGIIKDGAKMVNAMANSVVPKFTFMVGNSYGAGNYAMCGKAYDPRLIYAWPTAQIAVMSGAAAGKTLLQIQEAALKSKSVSLSEEDKNKLLKDIEETYNAQLSPYYAASRLWVDGVIDPADTRRIISMGIEAASHNTEIGRYNVGVIQT, from the coding sequence ATGCGTAAGCTATTAGAAACATTGCAGCAGAAGCGTGAGAAGTTGCTTTTAGGCGGTGGCTTGGATAAAATCCAGAAACAGCATGAAAAAGGCAAGTTATCCGCATGGGAACGGGTGTTGTACCTTTTGGATACAGACAGGGATTTTACGGAAATCGGTAGTTTTGCCGCCGATGGACAATATCAGGAACACGGTGGCTGTCCGAATGCGGGCGTTGTCGTGGTGATGGGCTATGTACAGGGTCGTCTCTGTATCATCGTCTCGAATGATGCTTCCGTAAAAGCTGGCGCATGGTTTCCAATGACCTGCAAAAAGAATCTCCGTGCACAGGAAATTGCCATGGAGAACCATATTCCCATTATTTATCTTGTTGATTCCGCTGGAGTCTATCTGCCGATGCAAGCAGAGATCTTCCCGGATAAGGAACATTTTGGCCGAATTTTCCGCAACAATGCGAAAATGTCATCGATGGGCATTCCGCAGATTGCCGCCATTATGGGCTCCTGTGTCGCAGGTGGTGCTTATTTACCCATTATGTCGGATTATGCATTGATTGTTGAAGGTACAGGTTCGGTTTTCTTGGCAGGATCGTATCTGGTGCGTTCATCCATTGGTGAGGTGATCGACAATGAAACCTTGGGTGGTGCCAGTACGCACAGTGAAATATCCGGCGTAACGGACAACAAATATCCAAATGATGAGAGCTGTTTGGATGCTATCAAGAACATTGTTGATAAATTCGGCGAAGAACCAACTTTCAAATATTCACGTGTAGCAGCCATTGCTCCTGAATACCCAATAGAAAAACTGTATGATTACCTTCCGGAAGATCGTTTGAAACCTTACAATATGCTGGAAATATTGAAGTGTATCGTAGATAAGGACTCCCTGGAAGAATATAAGAAGGATTATGGCAAGACCTTGATCTGTGCCTTGGCGCGTGTTGATGGTTGGGCAGTCGGCATCGTGGCAAACCAGCGCGAAGTCGTGAAAGCGAAGAAACCAGCTAATGCAACGGAAATGCAGATGGGCGGTGTGATCTATTCGGACTCCGCAGATAAAGCTGCCAGATTCATCATGAACTGCAACCAGCAGAAAATTCCTTTGGTGTTCTTCCAGGACATCACGGGATTTATGGTGGGTTCGCGTTCCGAGCACGGTGGTATCATTAAGGATGGTGCAAAAATGGTGAATGCCATGGCCAATTCGGTCGTTCCAAAATTCACCTTTATGGTCGGCAATAGCTATGGTGCAGGAAACTATGCGATGTGCGGAAAGGCCTATGATCCACGGTTGATCTATGCCTGGCCTACAGCACAAATTGCGGTCATGAGTGGCGCAGCGGCCGGAAAAACCTTGCTGCAGATCCAAGAGGCTGCATTAAAATCTAAAAGCGTTAGCCTTTCGGAGGAAGATAAGAATAAACTGCTCAAAGATATCGAGGAGACGTACAATGCACAATTGAGTCCATATTACGCTGCTTCTCGTTTATGGGTGGATGGTGTGATCGATCCGGCAGATACCCGGAGAATTATTTCCATGGGTATTGAAGCGGCATCCCACAACACAGAAATTGGGAGATACAATGTAGGGGTAATACAGACCTAA
- a CDS encoding acyl-CoA dehydrogenase family protein, producing MYNLGSKEQLALVKESARNFAQTYIKPNVMKWDEAQVFPVELFKNLGDHGFMGIIVPEEYGGSGLSYQEYISILDEISKVCGSIGLSVAAHNSLCTNHILSFGNEEQKRKYLPKLATAEFIGAWGLTEPGSGSDAGGMNTVAVADGDYFVLNGDKTFITHAISGDVAVVMARTGEKGDKRGISAFIVEKGTPGFTAGAKMDKLGMRASETGSLFFEDCRIHKDQLIGEIGDGFVQALKLLDGGRISIAALSLGIARGAYECALKYANEREQFQTKIFDFQAVGFTLADMATKIQASELLIRQAGDLKDRGEKITKEGAMAKLYASETAVEVSNEAVQILGGYGFTKDFPAEKYFRDAKLCTIGEGTSSIQRMVIAREIKKDV from the coding sequence ATGTATAACCTAGGTTCTAAAGAACAATTGGCGTTGGTGAAAGAGAGCGCGCGTAACTTTGCGCAGACTTATATCAAGCCGAATGTGATGAAGTGGGATGAGGCACAGGTTTTCCCTGTTGAGCTATTTAAAAATTTAGGCGACCATGGCTTTATGGGCATTATCGTACCAGAGGAGTACGGTGGTTCCGGCCTTAGCTATCAGGAATACATCAGTATTTTGGATGAAATTTCCAAGGTATGTGGATCGATTGGACTTTCCGTTGCTGCACATAATTCCCTTTGTACAAACCATATCTTAAGCTTCGGTAATGAGGAGCAAAAACGCAAATACCTTCCTAAATTAGCAACAGCAGAGTTTATCGGCGCTTGGGGCTTAACCGAACCTGGTTCAGGATCGGATGCCGGTGGCATGAATACCGTAGCTGTGGCGGATGGCGATTATTTTGTTTTGAACGGTGATAAAACATTTATCACGCACGCCATTTCCGGAGATGTGGCTGTTGTGATGGCACGCACCGGTGAAAAGGGCGACAAACGCGGTATCTCGGCTTTTATCGTTGAAAAAGGTACGCCTGGATTTACTGCAGGAGCGAAAATGGATAAATTAGGCATGCGTGCCTCCGAAACAGGATCCCTATTCTTTGAGGATTGCCGCATTCATAAAGATCAATTGATCGGTGAAATCGGTGATGGTTTCGTTCAGGCATTGAAATTATTGGATGGAGGACGTATTTCCATCGCAGCGCTGTCCTTGGGTATCGCTCGTGGTGCCTATGAATGTGCATTGAAGTATGCCAATGAACGAGAACAATTCCAAACAAAGATCTTTGATTTCCAAGCTGTTGGTTTTACCTTAGCGGATATGGCAACCAAGATCCAAGCTTCGGAATTATTGATCCGTCAAGCGGGTGATTTGAAAGACCGTGGTGAGAAGATTACGAAAGAAGGCGCTATGGCCAAATTATATGCTTCGGAAACGGCAGTAGAGGTTTCCAATGAAGCCGTTCAGATTTTGGGTGGTTATGGGTTTACCAAGGATTTCCCTGCTGAAAAGTATTTTAGAGATGCCAAATTATGTACAATCGGTGAAGGAACCAGTTCTATTCAGCGCATGGTTATCGCCAGAGAAATAAAGAAAGATGTCTAA
- a CDS encoding hydroxymethylglutaryl-CoA lyase has translation MSNPNAVSLVDCPRDAIQGIKHQIPTAKKIAYINQLIASKLFDCIDFGSFVSPKAVPQLSDTLAVLDGIEKDPTVDLLAIIANKRGAETAAGLEKIDFLGYPFSISETFQKNNTNATIAQAFDTVKEVLELMAKGKQELVIYISMAFGNPYGDPWHMDLVEEWVGKLEQIGVKHFSLADTTAEATVDNIRLLFKQLSLVYPHIPFSSHFHSNVENALLKIDAAYDSGCRRFEGAILGYGGCPFAKDELVGNMPSELLVDRFQKGSFEEVSKLMQGFQDLIRNDV, from the coding sequence ATGTCTAATCCAAATGCTGTAAGTCTTGTTGATTGCCCTCGGGATGCCATCCAGGGCATAAAGCACCAAATTCCAACAGCGAAGAAAATAGCCTACATCAATCAATTGATTGCCAGTAAGCTCTTCGATTGTATCGACTTTGGAAGCTTTGTGTCGCCCAAGGCTGTACCGCAATTGAGCGATACCTTGGCGGTATTGGATGGGATCGAAAAAGATCCTACCGTAGATCTATTGGCGATTATCGCCAATAAACGGGGTGCGGAAACAGCTGCAGGTTTGGAGAAGATTGACTTTCTGGGCTATCCATTTTCCATTTCGGAGACCTTCCAGAAGAACAATACCAATGCGACCATTGCACAGGCTTTTGATACCGTTAAGGAGGTGTTAGAATTGATGGCAAAAGGTAAGCAGGAATTGGTGATTTATATTTCCATGGCTTTTGGGAATCCCTACGGGGATCCTTGGCACATGGATCTGGTCGAGGAATGGGTAGGTAAGCTGGAGCAGATCGGAGTAAAGCACTTCTCCCTTGCGGATACCACTGCGGAGGCAACGGTTGATAATATTCGGTTATTGTTCAAGCAATTATCTCTAGTCTATCCACATATCCCATTCTCATCCCATTTCCACTCGAATGTGGAGAATGCACTATTGAAGATCGATGCAGCCTATGATTCGGGCTGTCGACGGTTTGAGGGTGCTATTCTGGGATATGGAGGCTGTCCTTTTGCCAAGGATGAGCTGGTGGGGAATATGCCATCTGAACTGTTGGTTGACAGGTTCCAAAAGGGCTCCTTTGAAGAGGTTTCCAAGTTAATGCAAGGATTTCAAGATTTAATCAGGAATGACGTATAA
- a CDS encoding enoyl-CoA hydratase/isomerase family protein produces the protein MTYNFIETAINGHVFELTLNREAKRNAFTPTMVNEVAHALAEANADDRVKVVVLRANGPVFCAGMDLKTFQDRSLDQLNPEITNKEISLGEVMDSLNKPSIALVEGDVIAGGFLFILGCTFVFAQEQVRFKLPEIALGIFPFQVMAGLKRIMSEKRVLQLCLDAEFFNLQKAIDFGIADGILEDVQIKALIDSFADKSVYALQAGMEALKGMRELEGSEQYAYLLKSLNALRDRPEVKAFMEAKLKK, from the coding sequence ATGACGTATAATTTTATCGAAACAGCCATCAATGGTCATGTTTTTGAATTGACCTTGAACAGGGAGGCCAAAAGGAATGCCTTTACACCGACTATGGTAAATGAAGTAGCTCATGCCCTAGCCGAAGCCAATGCGGACGATCGGGTAAAAGTGGTGGTGCTTCGTGCCAACGGACCGGTATTCTGTGCAGGAATGGACCTGAAGACCTTTCAGGACCGCAGTTTGGATCAGCTGAATCCAGAGATCACCAATAAGGAGATTTCCCTTGGTGAGGTTATGGATAGTCTGAATAAGCCATCCATAGCGCTCGTAGAAGGTGATGTGATTGCTGGTGGCTTTCTGTTTATCTTGGGCTGTACCTTTGTATTTGCACAGGAGCAGGTACGTTTTAAACTTCCGGAGATAGCCTTGGGGATCTTTCCTTTTCAGGTCATGGCGGGTCTGAAGCGTATCATGTCCGAAAAGCGGGTATTGCAGCTGTGTTTGGATGCTGAGTTCTTTAACTTACAGAAAGCAATCGATTTTGGTATTGCCGATGGAATCCTCGAAGATGTTCAAATAAAGGCGCTGATCGACAGTTTTGCCGATAAAAGTGTATATGCACTGCAAGCGGGAATGGAAGCTCTGAAGGGCATGCGCGAGCTGGAGGGCAGCGAACAGTATGCTTATCTCTTGAAGAGCTTGAACGCCCTACGAGATAGGCCGGAAGTAAAAGCCTTTATGGAAGCGAAATTAAAGAAATAA
- a CDS encoding segregation and condensation protein A — MDSTNYEIKLAQFEGPFDLLLFFIERDELNIHDIPISQITDEFLDYIQQMQSLNIELASEFIFVASTLMRIKAKMLLPRPELDDEENEIDLKKELVQKLVLYKQFKEICEELRILEDNRGKVYARGNINYDLKIARDAKAQTLEEELATFDLYKLMLVYERMMYNFTHRVQEVTHTVVKYPYSIEQQKKAIAELIEINKSLDFSAIAKNSENKVQFVYNFLAMLEMLQQKLLNIEIGLGFNNFWIEKKVS, encoded by the coding sequence ATGGATTCTACAAACTACGAAATCAAATTAGCGCAATTCGAAGGTCCCTTTGACCTGCTGTTGTTCTTTATCGAAAGGGATGAACTGAATATCCATGATATTCCCATCTCCCAGATCACCGATGAATTCCTGGATTACATTCAACAGATGCAGTCCCTGAATATCGAACTGGCATCGGAATTTATCTTCGTAGCCTCGACCCTCATGCGCATCAAGGCGAAAATGTTACTTCCCCGTCCGGAATTGGATGATGAAGAGAACGAGATCGACCTGAAGAAAGAGTTGGTCCAAAAACTTGTCCTGTACAAGCAGTTCAAGGAAATCTGTGAAGAACTCCGGATTTTGGAAGACAACCGTGGGAAAGTATATGCCCGTGGAAATATCAATTACGACCTGAAGATCGCCCGTGATGCCAAGGCCCAGACCCTGGAAGAGGAATTGGCAACATTCGACCTCTACAAACTTATGCTGGTCTACGAACGGATGATGTACAATTTCACCCATCGGGTACAGGAAGTAACACATACCGTGGTGAAATACCCCTATAGCATCGAACAACAGAAAAAAGCCATTGCTGAACTTATCGAAATCAATAAATCACTGGACTTCTCGGCAATCGCCAAGAATTCGGAAAATAAAGTACAATTTGTCTATAATTTCCTGGCGATGCTCGAAATGCTGCAACAGAAATTGCTGAACATCGAGATCGGTCTAGGCTTCAATAATTTTTGGATCGAAAAGAAAGTATCCTAA
- the dxs gene encoding 1-deoxy-D-xylulose-5-phosphate synthase, whose amino-acid sequence MQVEAGPLLQNITFPDDLRSLKETDLEEVCKELRQYIIDIVSVNGGHFAASLGVVELTVALHYALNTPYDQIIFDVGHQAYGHKILTGRREEFHTNRILGGISGFPKRSESAYDAFGVGHSSTSISAALGMAVASAYKGETDRQHVAIIGDGALTGGMAFEALNHAGIEKSNLLVILNDNCMSIDPNVGAMKEYLTSITTSKSYNRFRDDLVSVLAKISKKGPNAYGWAKKLEQSIKGTLLKNSNLFESLNFRYFGPVDGHDVNKLVKTIEDLKHINGPKLLHVVTVKGKGYALAEKDQTKWHAPGLFDKITGEIKKSVSDKPQPPKYQDVFGHTLVELAEENKNIMGITPAMPSGSSMNIMMKAMPDRAFDVGIAEQHAVTFSAGLAAQGLVPFCNIYSSFMQRSYDQVIHDVALQKLNVVFCLDRAGLVGADGPTHHGAYDIAFMRCIPNMIVASPMNEEELRNMMYSAQLPDIGPYTIRYPRGNGVMPDWKLPFKEIPIGKGRKLVDGEEIAILTFGHIGNEATKAIRNLNADGIHPGHYDMRFAKPLDEALLHEVFQKYNKVITVEDGCLPGGIGSAILEFMADHNYEAHVQRLGIPDGIIEHGEQAELWNICGYDAAGIENEVRKMTKGIKTETLVG is encoded by the coding sequence ATGCAGGTAGAAGCAGGACCGCTATTACAAAATATTACATTTCCGGATGATCTTCGTTCGCTGAAGGAGACTGATTTAGAGGAGGTTTGTAAAGAGCTGAGACAATATATCATTGATATAGTTTCTGTAAATGGTGGACATTTTGCAGCGAGTTTGGGCGTTGTAGAGCTTACCGTAGCGCTACATTATGCACTGAATACCCCTTATGACCAGATCATATTTGATGTGGGCCACCAGGCCTATGGCCATAAGATCTTAACGGGCCGTCGGGAGGAGTTCCATACGAACCGGATCTTGGGTGGTATTTCGGGATTTCCAAAGCGTAGCGAGAGTGCATACGATGCTTTTGGTGTCGGCCACTCTTCCACTTCTATTTCCGCGGCATTGGGTATGGCCGTAGCATCAGCCTACAAGGGTGAAACCGACCGGCAGCATGTTGCCATTATCGGTGATGGCGCCCTGACCGGTGGGATGGCTTTCGAAGCTTTGAACCATGCGGGAATTGAAAAATCAAACCTATTGGTCATTCTGAATGACAACTGTATGTCCATTGACCCGAATGTGGGTGCAATGAAAGAATACCTCACGAGCATCACCACCTCCAAGAGCTACAACCGCTTTCGGGACGATCTGGTATCCGTATTGGCGAAGATCTCCAAGAAGGGTCCAAATGCTTATGGATGGGCTAAGAAATTGGAGCAGAGTATTAAGGGAACCCTATTGAAGAACTCTAACCTCTTCGAGTCCTTGAATTTTCGATATTTTGGTCCTGTTGATGGGCATGACGTGAATAAATTGGTGAAGACCATTGAGGATCTGAAGCACATTAACGGTCCGAAGTTATTGCATGTCGTTACGGTAAAAGGTAAGGGCTATGCTTTGGCGGAGAAGGATCAAACGAAATGGCATGCTCCGGGTCTTTTCGATAAGATAACGGGAGAGATCAAGAAATCTGTTTCCGACAAGCCGCAGCCACCGAAGTACCAGGATGTTTTCGGACATACCCTAGTCGAGCTGGCGGAGGAAAATAAGAACATTATGGGGATTACCCCAGCGATGCCGAGTGGCTCGTCCATGAATATCATGATGAAGGCCATGCCGGATCGTGCATTCGATGTGGGTATTGCCGAACAGCATGCAGTAACTTTCAGTGCAGGATTGGCTGCACAGGGATTGGTACCCTTCTGTAATATCTATTCTTCATTTATGCAGCGTTCCTATGACCAGGTGATCCATGATGTGGCCCTGCAGAAGCTGAACGTTGTGTTCTGTTTGGATAGAGCGGGATTGGTGGGTGCCGATGGTCCTACACACCATGGTGCCTATGATATTGCCTTTATGCGCTGTATTCCGAATATGATCGTTGCGTCCCCGATGAATGAGGAGGAGTTGCGCAACATGATGTATTCTGCACAATTGCCAGATATCGGTCCATATACGATCCGTTACCCGCGCGGAAACGGTGTGATGCCGGATTGGAAATTACCGTTCAAGGAAATTCCGATCGGAAAGGGCCGGAAATTGGTGGACGGTGAGGAAATTGCCATCCTGACCTTTGGGCATATCGGTAATGAAGCGACCAAGGCGATCCGTAATCTCAATGCCGATGGTATCCATCCGGGGCATTACGACATGCGATTTGCAAAACCATTGGATGAAGCTTTGTTACACGAGGTATTCCAGAAATATAATAAAGTGATCACCGTGGAGGACGGCTGTCTTCCGGGCGGTATCGGTTCGGCGATCTTGGAATTCATGGCGGATCACAACTACGAGGCACATGTGCAGCGTTTAGGGATCCCAGATGGCATCATTGAGCATGGCGAACAGGCGGAGTTGTGGAATATCTGTGGGTATGATGCGGCAGGAATCGAGAACGAAGTGCGCAAGATGACAAAAGGGATAAAAACAGAAACTTTGGTAGGATAA
- the dnaA gene encoding chromosomal replication initiator protein DnaA encodes MEKTCTSVWESCLAVIKDNIPTQSFKTWFEPVKAVRLEGNVLTIQVPSLFFYEWLEEHYVGILRKTVKKFLGEQGRLEYNIVVEKSSANPPYTTNIPSNGNGAEGKKQSIPVPVALNKNIKNPFVIPGLKKLQVDPQLNQNYTFDNFIEGECNRLARSAGYAVANKPGGTSFNPLMVYGDVGLGKTHLAQAIGNEIKRNLPDKLVIYVSCEKFCQQFVDSLKNNTINDFVNFYQAMDVIIMDDVHNFAGKEKTQDIFFHIFNHLHQTGKQIILTSDKAPKDLSGLEERLLSRFKWGLSADIQVPDLETRMAILKKKMYSDGIELPENVVEYVANQIDNSVRELEGAMVSLLAQSTLNKREIDLNLAKSMLKNFVKNTHKEISMEYIQKLVCEYFEVPVEMVKSKVRKREIVQARQISMYLAKNHTKSSLKSIGNFFGGRDHSTVIYACQTVEDLIETDKKFKTYVQDIQKKLKAS; translated from the coding sequence ATGGAAAAAACGTGTACAAGTGTTTGGGAAAGTTGTCTTGCAGTCATAAAAGATAACATTCCAACGCAAAGTTTTAAAACATGGTTCGAGCCCGTTAAAGCTGTACGTCTAGAAGGAAACGTTTTAACTATTCAAGTACCAAGTTTGTTTTTCTACGAGTGGTTGGAAGAGCATTATGTTGGTATTCTAAGAAAGACAGTTAAAAAGTTTTTAGGGGAGCAGGGAAGATTGGAATACAACATCGTTGTAGAGAAATCTTCGGCCAACCCACCTTATACAACAAATATTCCTTCGAACGGTAATGGTGCAGAGGGAAAGAAGCAATCTATACCTGTACCTGTTGCATTAAATAAGAATATCAAGAATCCTTTTGTGATCCCTGGATTGAAGAAATTACAGGTTGATCCACAATTGAATCAGAATTATACGTTCGATAATTTCATCGAGGGCGAGTGTAACCGTCTGGCGCGTTCCGCAGGCTATGCCGTGGCCAACAAACCCGGAGGTACTTCCTTCAACCCATTGATGGTCTATGGAGATGTAGGCTTGGGAAAAACACACTTAGCGCAAGCGATCGGTAATGAAATCAAACGTAACCTACCTGATAAGCTGGTTATCTACGTATCCTGTGAGAAATTCTGTCAGCAATTTGTTGACTCCCTAAAGAACAACACGATCAATGATTTCGTGAACTTCTATCAGGCGATGGATGTGATCATCATGGATGACGTTCATAATTTTGCGGGTAAAGAGAAGACTCAGGATATTTTCTTCCACATCTTCAACCACCTGCACCAAACAGGAAAACAGATCATCCTGACTTCGGATAAGGCCCCTAAGGACCTTTCCGGTTTGGAAGAGCGCTTATTGAGCCGTTTCAAATGGGGGTTATCTGCGGACATCCAAGTGCCTGATCTGGAAACCAGAATGGCGATCTTGAAGAAGAAGATGTATTCCGACGGTATCGAATTGCCAGAAAACGTGGTGGAATATGTTGCCAACCAGATTGACAACAGTGTTCGTGAGCTGGAAGGTGCCATGGTATCCTTACTTGCGCAATCCACATTGAACAAGCGGGAGATTGATCTTAACCTGGCGAAGTCCATGTTAAAGAACTTTGTGAAGAATACGCACAAGGAAATCTCCATGGAATATATTCAGAAATTGGTATGTGAGTACTTTGAAGTTCCTGTGGAAATGGTGAAATCGAAAGTCCGCAAGCGTGAAATCGTTCAAGCGAGACAGATTTCCATGTACCTGGCAAAGAACCATACCAAATCATCCCTTAAATCCATCGGTAACTTCTTTGGTGGCCGTGACCACTCTACCGTTATCTATGCGTGTCAGACCGTCGAAGATCTGATCGAAACCGATAAGAAATTCAAAACCTACGTACAGGATATACAGAAAAAGCTGAAAGCTTCATAA